Proteins encoded within one genomic window of Sorex araneus isolate mSorAra2 chromosome 9, mSorAra2.pri, whole genome shotgun sequence:
- the LOC101537811 gene encoding lysozyme-like protein 1: MKITSFLILIVCLITVTKPKVYTRCKLAKIFTRAGLDNYRGFSLGNWICMAYYESHYNTTAQNVLDDGSTDYGIFQINSFTWCRQEKVQEKNHCHVACAALLTDDLTDAIICAKKIVKVTEGMNYWQGWKKHCEGKDLSEWGKGCNVF; this comes from the exons ATGAAAATTACTAGTTTCTTGATCCTAATTGTCTGTCTGATCACAGTCACAAAGCCCAAAGTCTACACTCGCTGTAAACTGGCAAAAATCTTTACAAGAGCCGGTCTGGATAATTACCGGGGCTTCAGCCTTGGGAACT GGATCTGCATGGCATACTATGAGAGTCACTACAACACCACAGCACAAAATGTCCTGGATGATGGGAGCACTGATTATGGAATTTTCCAGATTAACAGTTTTACATGGTGCAGACAAGAAAAGGTACAAGAGAAGAACCACTGTCATGTTGCCTGTGCAG CCCTGCTTACAGATGATCTCACAGATGCAATTATCTGTGCCAAGAAGATAGTAAAAGTGACAGAGGGGATGAACTATTG GCAGGGCTGGAAGAAACACTGTGAAGGCAAAGACCTGTCTGAATGGGGAAAAGGATGCAATGTTTTTTAA